Genomic window (Streptomyces sp. NBC_00078):
TAGTCGGCGTACTGGAGGGGCAGCGGATCCCAGCCGGGCTCCCGTCCCTCCATCCGGGCGCGACAGGCGGCCGCCAGGTCGAGCAGGAGAGGGTCCAGCGACCAGCCGTCAGCGGCGATGTGGTGCACGACGAGGAGAAGCACGTGCTCCTCGGGGCCGAGGACCAGCAGGTGGGCGCGGAACGGGGCGTCCTCGTCGAGCCGGAACCCCTCCCCCGCCAACTGCCGCAGCCGGTCGGCGAGTTCGGCCTCGGTGACGTCGACGACCCGCAGATCCGGTGTGGACGGTTCCAGCAGTCGCTGGCACGGAATTCCGTCGGCGTCCGGGTAGACGGTGCGCAGGATCTCGTGCCGGGCGACGAGGTCGGCGAGGGACGCGCGCAGCGCGTCCACGTCGAGACCTGTGCCGGTCAGCCGTACGGCGAGGGGAATGTTGTAGGCCGCGCTCGGTCCCTCAAGGCGGTGCAGGAACCAGAGCCGCCGCTGGGCGGACGACAACGGGGCCTCGCCCGGGGCTTTGCGCGGGGTGGGCCGCCTGGTGGGACGCACCGCTGTCCCGGCAGCGACCGCCCGCCGGGCCAGCCCCGCCGGAGTGGGTTCCTGGAAGACGTCGCGCAGGGTCAGTTCGACGCCGAGCGCGGTGCGGACGCGGCCCAGCAGACGCAGGGCGAGCAGCGAGTGACCGCCGAGGGCGAAGAAGCCGTCGTGGGGGCCGAGTTCGGGCAGCCCGAGCACGTCGGCGAACAGGGCGCACAGGACCTCTTCGTGTGGGGTGCGCGGGGCCGTGTGCGTCTGCGGGGCGGCAGCGGCGGGCGGGGCGGGGAGCGCTGCCCGGTCGAGCTTGCCGTTGGGCGTCAGGGGCAGTCGGCCGAGGATCACGACGGCCGAGGGGACCATGAAGTCGGGCAGAAGGGCTGCGAGGTGGTCGCGCAAGGCGTCCGACAACGAGGTGGCACCCCCGGTCCCCCGGTCCCCCGGCGTCAGGGCCGCGCACACCGCATACGCGACCAGCCGTCGGTCGCCGGGCCGGTCCTCGCGTACGGCGGCCACCGCCTGGGTGACGTCGGGGTGGGCGGCGAGGTGCGCCTCGATCTCGGCGGGCTCGATGCGGAAGCCGCGGAGTTTGATCTGGCCGTCGCCGCGGCCGTGGAACTCCAGCTCGCCGTCGGCCGTCACACGCGCGTGGTCACCGGTGCGGTACATGCGGGCGCCGGGCGGGCCGTACGGGTCGGCGGTGAAACGTTCGGCGGTCGCGCCCGGGCGGCCCAGGTAGCCGCGGGCCACGCCGGGGCCGCCGATGTACAACTCGCCCACCGTGCCCGGCGGGAGGGGCTGCAGGGCTCCGTCGAGGACGTAGGCACGCATGCCGTCCAGGGGGCGGCCGATCGGCAGCGGATCGGGGACCGGCTCACCCGCCGCGCAGGGACGGGAGGTGGCGAACGTCGTGGTCTCGGTCGGGCCGTAGCCGTCGGTGACGGTCAGTCCCGGGCAGGCCGCCAGCACCCGGCGCACGGCGTCGGCGGGGACGGCCTCCCCACCGGTCCACACCTGGCGAAGCCCCGCGAAGCAGCCCGGATCCTCCTCGGCGGCAAAGCGGAACAACCCGGCCGTGAGCCACAGGGACGTCAGTCCATGACGCTCCGTCAGGCGTGCGACGGCGGCGGCGTCCACGTCCTCGTCCGCCCCGGCGACCACGGCGGTGCCGCCGTTCAGCAACGGCACCCACATCTCGTACGTCGAGGCGTCGAACGCGGTCGGCGAGTGCACGAGCACGCGCGCGTGCTCGCCGTCCCCGAACGCCGAGTCGGCGGCCAGGGCGGTGACGTCGCGATGGGTGACGGCGACGCCCTTGGGGGTGCCGGTGGAGCCGGAGGTGTAGCTGACGTACGCGAGTCGGTCCGGGTGCGGGAGCACGGCGGGGTCCGTGTCCGGTTCGGCTGCGAGCGTCGGGTCCTCGGGGCTGACGGTGACCAGGCCGTCGTACGGCTCGGCGGGCACGGTGTCGGTCAGCAGGACGTTCGCGCCGGTCTCCGCCAGGATCTGCCGGGTGCGGGCGGCCGGTGCGCGCGGATCGAGGCCAACGTATGCGCCGCCCGCCTTGAGTACGGCGAGCAGTGCGGTGAGGAGCCCGTGGGAGCGGCCCATCAGGACCGCCACGCGGTCCTCGGGACGGATGCCGAGGGTGGTCAGCCGGTGCGCGAGCCGGTTGGCGCGGGCATTCAACTGCCGGTAGGTGACGGCGCGTCCGGAGTGACGGATCGCGACGGCGTCCGGAGTGGCCGCGGCCTGGGCCGTGAACAGCTCCGGGACGGTCGTCGTCCCGCCCGTGGGTGCGGCGGGGCCGGCGAGCCTGGCATCGGCGCTCTCCCGCGGTGATGTCACCTCGACCCGGCCGACCGGGGTGCCGGCGGCGACGACGGCTGCGGCGAAATGCTCCACGAAACGCGCGAAACGCCGGTGGTGGGCGGCGAGTTCGGTGTCCGTGTAGTGGTCGGGGCCGGCGTCGAGGTCGACACGGATGCCGTGGCTGTCGGCACGGTCGTACACATTGACGGCGAGGTCCTCGACGGGCCCGGTGGACAGGTTGTGGCGGGTGGTCGCATGCCCGGCGAACCGCAGCTCCGGCCCGAACGCCATGATGTTGACCACGGGGCCGAAGAAGCGCGGCCCGCCCTGCGGCCCGTCCAGCTCCCGGCGCAGGTCCTCGCCGCGGAAGCGCTGGTGGGCCAGCAGGTCGCGGGTGGCGGACGCCGTCCGCCGTACGAGGTCGCCTGCGGTGGTGTCGGGCCGTACGGACAGCCGCAGCGGAAGCACGTTGGACGCCATGCCCGGCGTGGCGAGTTCGCTCTCGCTCGCGCGGGCGGTGACGGCGAGGCCGAGGACGATGTCCTGGGCGCCGGTGAGCCGGTGCAGATAGGCGGCGGTCGCCGCGAGCAGGACGCGCGACCAGCGGGTGCCGGCCTGCTCGGCGGCCGCGTGCACCAAGTCCCCTGCGGCGTGCGGGAGATGACCCGTACGGCGGACGAACCGCCCGGCGACGTGCGGCGGGCGGGCGGACAGGCTCACCGGCTCGGGGCGGTCGGCGAGCAGGCCCGCCCAGTACTCCCGGTCCGACATCTGCCGTTCGCCGGCACGGTAGGCCTCGTCCGCGGCGATCAGCGGGGCGAGGGGGGCCGGCGGCGGGGTGCGCGCTGCGCCCGTCACGAGGGCGCTGTAGGCGTCGGCGACCCGGCTCGCGACGAGGGAGCAGCTGTAGCCGTCGACGGCGATGTGGTGGTAGCGCTGGTACCAGATCCAGTGCGCGTCAGCGAGCTTCAGCAGCGCGTACCGGAAGAGCGGCGACCGTTCGAGGTCGAACGGTGTGGCGAAGTCGGCTGCCGTCCAGGCCTCCGCGGCAGACCTCGGGTCGGCCTCGCCCGTGAGGTCGACGACGGGCAGGTCCCAGGCGGGGTCGCCGTCGACAAGCTGGCGGACGGTGTCGTCGTCGGCCGTGAAGCGGACCCGCAGCGTCTCGGTGGCCGCCACCACCTGCTGGAGGGCCGCCCGGAAGCGGACGGGATCGACGGGGCCGTGGATCTCGGTGTACTCGCCCACGTTGTAGGCGGGCCCGGCGGGGTCGAGCCGCTGCCCGAACCACATCGAGCGCTGGGCGGCGGACACGTCCAGGGCGTGGGGAAGGGTCATCGGGCAGCCTCCGTGACCGCCGCGAGGCCGGTCAGCTGCCGTGCCACGAGTTCGGCGACGGCCCGCGGGCCCTCGTCGCGTCCGGGCCACGGCACGCGCAGCCAGGGCTCGGCGGGTATCAGCGGCAGGTCGCGGGCCTGGCGGGCCCGGCCGCCGCCGGTGATGTTGAGGAGTACGAGCTCGTCGCGGCGTACGCGGCCGGCCCGTGCCGCCTCGGCCAGGGCGGCAAGGGCCACACCGGCGCCCGGCTCGATGTCGATGCCCTCGACCTCCTCGAAGAGGGCCATGGCGTCGAGCGCGGCAACGTTGTCGGTGCACAGCACGTCGCCGCCGCTCTCGGTGAGCACGTCGCGGACTCCGCCGCGGACGGTGAACGGCGGCCGCCTGTTGGTCAGTTCGCGGGCCAGCGGTTCGTGCTCACGGTCACGGTCGCGGTCGGCATGGGGGGCAGGGCCGGCCGGTGCCGCGCCGGTACATCGCCAGGCGTCGTACAGCGGCGCGAAGGGCGCGTTCTGGCACATCAGCAGTCGGGGCAGCGCCTCGCCCTCCGTCCGCAGCCGGCGTGCCGCCTCGTGGGCGCCGATGGCTCCGGTGCCACTGCCGACGGCCTGCACATAGGTCTCCGGCAGCCGTCCGAGGGCGTCGGCGGCGGCCAGCATGACGGTGCCCAGGCCGTCCCGGCGGCCGACATTGCGCGAGCCGCCCTCGGCATGGTGGCCGGGGAACGCGGAAAGCAGGTCGGCGCAGGCGATGGCGTCGCTGTAGGTGGCGGTGCCGTCGAGGACGACGATCCGGACGCGGGGGTCGAGCGGGGCGGGGAAGCGCATCCGCTCCAGGGCCGGGGCGGGGACGACCAGCAGACAGGGCACCTGGTGACGGGTGGCCGCCCAGGCGAAGGCGGCGGCGGTGTTGCCCGCCGAGGGAATCACGAGCACGGGCGGCTCGGCGGGCAGCCGGCCCAGCACCGTGTAGGCCTCGAGGTCCTTGAACGTGCAGGTCGGCAGATGCGCCTCGCGTTCCGGCCAGTACCCGTTGAAGGCGATCCACAGCCGGTCGAGACCGATACGGCGGCCGAGCCGCTCGGCGGCGAGGACGACGGGACCGGGTACGTCGGGGAAGGTGCGCGTCACCGGCAGCAGCGAGGCATGCCGGAAAAGGCCGGCGCTTTCACCGGTCCGGGTTCCGGTTCCGGTTCCGTTGTAGTCGGTGCGCAGGAATGCCGGTTCGTGGGGACGGGCGCAGTCGAGGAGGAGGCCATCGTCCTCGTATCGGCTTCCGCATGAGGAACAGACGACTGTGTAATGACGTGTTCCCGGGCGTGCTCCGGACATTTTTTGCTTG
Coding sequences:
- a CDS encoding cysteate synthase — encoded protein: MSGARPGTRHYTVVCSSCGSRYEDDGLLLDCARPHEPAFLRTDYNGTGTGTRTGESAGLFRHASLLPVTRTFPDVPGPVVLAAERLGRRIGLDRLWIAFNGYWPEREAHLPTCTFKDLEAYTVLGRLPAEPPVLVIPSAGNTAAAFAWAATRHQVPCLLVVPAPALERMRFPAPLDPRVRIVVLDGTATYSDAIACADLLSAFPGHHAEGGSRNVGRRDGLGTVMLAAADALGRLPETYVQAVGSGTGAIGAHEAARRLRTEGEALPRLLMCQNAPFAPLYDAWRCTGAAPAGPAPHADRDRDREHEPLARELTNRRPPFTVRGGVRDVLTESGGDVLCTDNVAALDAMALFEEVEGIDIEPGAGVALAALAEAARAGRVRRDELVLLNITGGGRARQARDLPLIPAEPWLRVPWPGRDEGPRAVAELVARQLTGLAAVTEAAR